The genomic stretch CAGCGTTAAGGGACTCAGTATCAATGATAGCGCCTCCTCCCACAGCAAGAACAAAATCTTCTTTTCTTTTTAAAAACTCAAAAAGAGTATCCTTCTCTATCTCTCTAAAGAAATGCTCACCATTATCCTGAAATATCTTATTTATCCTTTTTCCAACCCTCCTCTCTATTTCAGAATCAAGATCAAAAAATGGAATATTAAGATTCTTAGATAACTCTCTTCCAATAGTTGTTTTTCCAGAACCCATAAATCCGCATAAAACTATCTTTGCCAAAATCTCCTCCTTGAATTGATATAGTTGTTGAAGGAATCTTTTGTATCTTTTATGTGGTCTCCCCCAAATTTATCCAAAAAACTGGATGCAACAACAAAGGAAACCCTTGATGCAGCAACAAGAGATACTGCTGGTATTACAACTGTATCAGACCTTACATAACTGGATCTAACCTCTTTAAACTCCTTAAGATTTACAGATTTAACTCCTTTTCTAACCGTTGGAATTGGCTTTGCATAGAATTTTACAACTATATCCTCTCCATTTGTTATCCCTCCCTCAATCCCTCCAGCATTGTTTGAACCCCTTAGAATTCTATCTCCTCTTATTAGGAATGAATCATGGAACTTACTTCCCATAGATCTTGACGATTCAATACCTTCTCCAATCTCAACCGCTTTAACAGAGGGAATACTCATAACTGCTTGAGCAATTAGACCATCAATTCTTTTATCCCACCTGTTATAATCTCCAAGTCCAGCAGGAACTCCCCTTAAAATCACAATACCACTTCCCCCTAAACTATCCTTCTCTTCTATGGCATGCTCAATCTCATCCATTATCCTCTCTTCAAATTCAGGAAATGGCACAAGAACTGGAGAGGAGATTGCTCTTCTAAAAAGAGAGGGTATATCATCAAACCGCTCTGTTGGAATGCCAACTCCACCCACTGATGTCACAAAGAAATAGGTCTCCACTCCAAATTCCCTTAGAAAAAGAATACATATACTTCCTGCAATAACATCTAAAACAGTAAGTCTTCCACTTGTTCTCTCCGCTGGAAGATAGAGATTATCAAAGTCATATTTTATACTCCCTGAGAAATCGGAATGACCTGGTCTTGGGACTAAAGAGAATTTCCCCCTCCCTCCTCTCTCCCAATCTATGTTTCTCACCTTAAATCCTATAGGTGCACCTGTTGTAATATTCTCCTTATTTAGACCTCCAAAGAACTCTGGTTTATCCTCCTCAAAATCCATTCTCTTTCCCCTTCCATAACCTCTTTTCCTCAAGATAAGCATTGAGTTTATGTAATCAAGATCAAGTTTTAAACCTCTCGGAATCCCCTCAAGTATCCCAACAAGGTACATTCCATGAGACTCTCCTGCTGTATGGAATCTCAACATCTCTCACCTCCATACCAGATTCTTATGTTATCAATACATTGAAAGTAGAGCATGGTAAAACCATTTTTAACTTTGGCTCCTTTTTTCCTTCCAATCTTTAAGAATTCAGTTTCTTTCGGATTGTATATAAGGTCGTAAAGGATTTTATCTTCATCTATCCACGATTCTTTAATTAGGGTATCTTTACCATTTAGTCCTACTGTGGTTGCATTCACAATAAACTTACTTTTTTCAACAACATCTTCTGCCTCACAAAATTTAACTGGAATTATCCTCTCATGAAACACCTTTTTAAGTTCAAGAGCCCTCCTGTATGTTCTATTTACAACAAAAATATCACCTACTCCAACATCTATTAAAGCCTTTATCACAGATCTGGAAGCTCCTCCGGCACCAAAGATAACTGCATCCCTTCCTTTTATATATTCCAAAAATGGTATGATACTTCTTTTAAATCCAGAATAATCCGTATTAAACCCATACAATCTTCCATCCTTAACCTTAACGCAGTTCACAGAACCTATTTCTCTCGCAACCCCTGTAAGATAAATATCAAACCTTAGAATCTCTTCCTTCAGTGGTTGAGTTAGATTAAAACCTTTCACATTTTTATTATTAAGAATTTTAGAAATCCTTGATTTTAGTTCCTCCCTTCTTGTCTCAAGAAGAGAGTATTCTGCATCCTCTCCCATAAGCTTGAAAAGTCTTCTATAGATTTTTGGAGAGAAGGAGTGGGAGATAGGAAAACCTAAAAGATAGAACCTATCCATAACTTATCCTCCTTACAATCTCAAAGAAGCCTGGAAAAGAAACTTTAATTGAGTCTATCTCTTCAAGATAGATACCACTCCTTGAGAGCAAACCAAGAATTGAAAAAGAGAGGGTAATTCTATGGTCAAACCCTGTCTTAACAACACCTCTCCTTATCTCTCCCCTCTTAACATAGAATCCATCTGGAAATTCATGGGCAAAAACACCCAAATTTCTCAAATTTTCTACAACAAGTCTTATCCTGTCACTCTCTTTCACTCTAAGTTCCTCTGCTCCTTCAACCTTGACACCCTCCTCCAAAAATGCACCCATAATACCTATTAAAGGTAGTTCATCAATAAGTAAAGGTGCCTCGTCTCTTGAAATATAAATCTTTGAAAGACTACTGGATTTAACATAGATATCACCAAATATCTCGCCATTTTTCACCTTTTCATTTAAAATTCTAATATTTGCCCCTCCCCTTCTTAAAACATGGAGTAAGTAAATCCTTGTGGGATTTAAGGATACATTCTTTATAACCAACTCACTGTTATCCAAAAGAAGTGTTAATACAATGAAATATGAAGCAGAAGAAAAATCTCCCGGAATAAAGATCTCTCTACCATAAAGTTTTTCAACTGGAAATACAGTAATTCTTTTATCCTCAGATAAGATCTTTCCCCCAAAGGCTTCAAGCATTATCTCTGTATGATCTCTCGTTTTTACTTTTTCTAAAATAGTTGTCTTCCCCTGAGCACTCAAACCCGCAAGGATTAAGGCACTTTTAACCTGAGCTGATGATTTTTCTGGTTCATACTCTATACCTTTGAGTTTTCTTCCAATGATTACAAGAGGGGGAAATTTGCCATTTTCCCTTCCAGTTATAAAACCACCCATAAGATTTATGGGTTCTACAATCCTTTTCATAGGTCTTTTTCTCAATGAGGAATCACCTGTAATTACAAAAAATTTTCCTTTAACTCCTGAAAAGAGTCCAGAGAGGAGTCTTATGGTTGTTCCTGAATTCCCTGCATTAAGAACATCATCTGGCTCTTTTATTCCAGAGATACCAATACCTTTAATCTTTATAGCTTTGTCTTCAAAAGAGACCTCTGCACCAATTCTTTGCATTATCTCAAGAGTCCTTAAAACATCATCTCCTGTATTTGGATTTTTTATAAGGGAATAGCCCTCTGCTATGGAAGAGAATATAAAACTTCTGTGCGTTATTGATTTATCTCCCGGAAGCGAAACTTCTCCACGAACTCCTCTTATTGGCTCAATCATTACCATATCTTGTCTCTCCTCTCCTTTACCTTCTCTGCAAGTTCCTTAAATTTTCCTTTCTCAATAACATCAATAACCTCCTCAAGAGTATCTATGTACTCAGAAACAAATCTTTTAACATGATCAAGGTTTGTTTTAATCATCCCATAGGACATGACAGGGTCTCCACTGGAGATTCTTGTAGTATCCCTGAGTCCACTTCCTGCAAATTTAAAAATGTTATCTTTGTCCTTCTCCTTCTTCATAAGATAGTAGAAGAGGGATAGAGAAACAACATATGGAAGGTGGCTT from Caldisericia bacterium encodes the following:
- the aroC gene encoding chorismate synthase translates to MLRFHTAGESHGMYLVGILEGIPRGLKLDLDYINSMLILRKRGYGRGKRMDFEEDKPEFFGGLNKENITTGAPIGFKVRNIDWERGGRGKFSLVPRPGHSDFSGSIKYDFDNLYLPAERTSGRLTVLDVIAGSICILFLREFGVETYFFVTSVGGVGIPTERFDDIPSLFRRAISSPVLVPFPEFEERIMDEIEHAIEEKDSLGGSGIVILRGVPAGLGDYNRWDKRIDGLIAQAVMSIPSVKAVEIGEGIESSRSMGSKFHDSFLIRGDRILRGSNNAGGIEGGITNGEDIVVKFYAKPIPTVRKGVKSVNLKEFKEVRSSYVRSDTVVIPAVSLVAASRVSFVVASSFLDKFGGDHIKDTKDSFNNYINSRRRFWQR
- the aroA gene encoding 3-phosphoshikimate 1-carboxyvinyltransferase: MIEPIRGVRGEVSLPGDKSITHRSFIFSSIAEGYSLIKNPNTGDDVLRTLEIMQRIGAEVSFEDKAIKIKGIGISGIKEPDDVLNAGNSGTTIRLLSGLFSGVKGKFFVITGDSSLRKRPMKRIVEPINLMGGFITGRENGKFPPLVIIGRKLKGIEYEPEKSSAQVKSALILAGLSAQGKTTILEKVKTRDHTEIMLEAFGGKILSEDKRITVFPVEKLYGREIFIPGDFSSASYFIVLTLLLDNSELVIKNVSLNPTRIYLLHVLRRGGANIRILNEKVKNGEIFGDIYVKSSSLSKIYISRDEAPLLIDELPLIGIMGAFLEEGVKVEGAEELRVKESDRIRLVVENLRNLGVFAHEFPDGFYVKRGEIRRGVVKTGFDHRITLSFSILGLLSRSGIYLEEIDSIKVSFPGFFEIVRRISYG
- a CDS encoding shikimate dehydrogenase; this translates as MDRFYLLGFPISHSFSPKIYRRLFKLMGEDAEYSLLETRREELKSRISKILNNKNVKGFNLTQPLKEEILRFDIYLTGVAREIGSVNCVKVKDGRLYGFNTDYSGFKRSIIPFLEYIKGRDAVIFGAGGASRSVIKALIDVGVGDIFVVNRTYRRALELKKVFHERIIPVKFCEAEDVVEKSKFIVNATTVGLNGKDTLIKESWIDEDKILYDLIYNPKETEFLKIGRKKGAKVKNGFTMLYFQCIDNIRIWYGGERC